The Chryseolinea soli nucleotide sequence CTCAAAAACTTTATCACGGCACCGGGCACATGCGAGGTGGGCTCATTGAATTTATCATAACTCATGACCTGGTACATTCGCTCCGCGCCCGGATATTGCCGGTCGAAGCTATTCTCGAAGCGGACCACCCAATACATCATCAGAAAGGTGGCAAGCCCCAGGGCGAGACCCGCAATGTTCAGGGCGGCATACGTACGGTTGCGCAGCGTGTTCCGCCAGGCCACGATAATAAAGTTCTTCAGCATAGCGCGTTGGATAAAAGGTGAAGCGAAGGTGTTTCTTAAAATAATACCTGGTCTGAAAAATCGAATGGCTTGACGTGCAAATCGCCGCCGTGCCTTCCGCACACCCACCACCTCAACGTCTGCGTCGAATGCCTCCAGCAAGTCGCCTTCGATGCCCTCGTACAATTGCGAGGGGCAGAACCACTTCAAAAAACGAAGGGCCAGGCGCGGCGGATCGATTTTTTGGGACATAGCCTACCGCCCCGCGAATTTAAGTTGAGGAATAAGCTTCCAAAGATCGGTGCGCATCTCCTTGATGGCGCGCAACATGGCCAGGCCCGCATTGGTGATGGTGAAAATGCGCTTGCGTCTTCCACCACGGGCGTTGGTGGCACCGCCCATCTTCGATTTGATGAGGCCTTTATCCTCAAGGCGATAGAGCGTGACGTGAACGGCACTTAGCAGCACCTCGCGGCCGGCGCGTTCCTTTATTTCGCCGACAATCGCGTTGCCGTATGCTTCCTCCTGCAGAATGCCCACCATGGTCAGCACCAGTTCCTCAAATTCGCCCAGGTATTCTTTCCCCATTTGTATGTATTTTGTTAAAGTAATATACGGCTTGTCTTTCTATTTGTTAGCATTTTGCTAAAGATATTTTTTTAAGTTCATCAAAAATTGCAAGCGCGGCGCAGCCAAACCCGGTCCG carries:
- a CDS encoding PadR family transcriptional regulator — encoded protein: MGKEYLGEFEELVLTMVGILQEEAYGNAIVGEIKERAGREVLLSAVHVTLYRLEDKGLIKSKMGGATNARGGRRKRIFTITNAGLAMLRAIKEMRTDLWKLIPQLKFAGR